A single window of Mesotoga infera DNA harbors:
- a CDS encoding sugar ABC transporter substrate-binding protein: MKRLSVILLVLLMLAVPISALGKITITWWINPWRIAPPNFPADKAPTEEDFPKWAAEEFMRLHPDVEVKYVVVGNTEYSQKMAAAIATGTQPDIFKGPVWDNRWVGAGLLEPIDDYISPEDLEDFYDLALETGYVDGKYYIWPWNLGTNGMGTSMLLYTPDFEKAGVDWRKIVEEGWTMEEFVEVAKKLTWDSDGDGKIDHYAISFGAQDTHNLMNFIYAHGAKLTNEDETEVTFNTPEAVEGLQFLLDLVDVHGVAPSGVEAMGVYDVIGNFHSHRTSIGFGGPYEIGRITRYVKSGQLTEAFYPVIAPFPHVEGQKGASYASASGFVVFKQNDKEKRDAVMEFAKFLTNKENTALLESLIYLTARKSVNAMLFQNDDYLNEQAQTFARIMDETGMDFFGSQSFPWSEISKFFTSAMQGAFGKTKTAQEALDGFVTEANRALSYY, from the coding sequence ATGAAAAGGCTTAGCGTAATTCTTCTTGTATTGCTTATGCTAGCTGTACCGATCTCGGCACTGGGAAAGATCACGATCACCTGGTGGATCAACCCGTGGAGAATTGCACCTCCAAACTTCCCTGCAGATAAGGCTCCAACGGAAGAGGACTTCCCAAAGTGGGCTGCCGAGGAGTTCATGAGACTTCATCCGGACGTTGAGGTCAAGTATGTAGTTGTCGGGAACACGGAGTATTCACAGAAAATGGCTGCGGCCATCGCGACCGGAACCCAGCCCGACATCTTCAAGGGCCCCGTTTGGGACAACAGATGGGTAGGAGCCGGACTGCTCGAACCTATCGATGATTACATTTCCCCGGAAGACCTTGAAGATTTCTACGATCTTGCTCTCGAGACAGGTTATGTCGACGGTAAGTACTACATCTGGCCGTGGAATCTCGGGACAAATGGCATGGGAACCAGCATGCTGCTCTACACTCCAGACTTCGAGAAGGCCGGCGTTGACTGGCGAAAGATAGTAGAAGAGGGCTGGACGATGGAAGAGTTTGTCGAAGTCGCCAAGAAGCTTACATGGGATTCTGACGGTGACGGCAAGATTGACCATTATGCAATCAGCTTCGGAGCGCAGGACACGCACAACCTGATGAACTTCATCTATGCGCATGGCGCAAAACTGACCAATGAAGATGAAACGGAAGTTACGTTCAATACTCCGGAGGCCGTAGAAGGCCTTCAGTTCTTGCTTGACCTGGTCGATGTTCATGGAGTAGCTCCCAGCGGCGTAGAGGCCATGGGTGTTTACGATGTGATAGGCAACTTCCATTCTCACCGGACGAGCATCGGATTCGGTGGTCCTTACGAGATCGGCAGAATCACACGTTACGTCAAATCCGGTCAGCTCACGGAGGCATTCTATCCAGTTATTGCTCCATTCCCTCACGTTGAAGGACAAAAGGGCGCCTCGTACGCATCGGCCAGCGGATTTGTCGTCTTCAAACAGAACGACAAGGAAAAGAGAGACGCCGTAATGGAGTTTGCAAAATTCCTTACAAACAAAGAGAACACGGCGCTTCTAGAAAGCTTGATCTACCTTACGGCGAGAAAGTCAGTTAATGCGATGCTCTTCCAGAACGACGATTATCTGAATGAACAGGCTCAGACATTCGCAAGAATTATGGATGAGACAGGCATGGATTTCTTTGGCTCTCAGAGCTTCCCGTGGTCGGAGATTTCGAAATTCTTTACAAGCGCAATGCAGGGAGCTTTCGGGAAGACCAAGACAGCGCAAGAGGCCCTCGATGGGTTTGTAACCGAAGCCAACCGGGCGCTCTCTTACTATTGA
- a CDS encoding HAD family phosphatase, with translation MRLFIFDVGGVIAENTNVVPSICGFLDISKDEFLDYAEMENLIALQTGRLTPEEFVYMFSRKLGRPVPENIWEMFFKPEPIKETIEIIKELRRKHRVVAGTNTIEPHFKVHKSRGDYDLFDKVYASHIIGFAKPDLKFYSHILEKESCRPEEAFFTDDTARNVEAALRSGMNAFQFTDSSVLREKLREYL, from the coding sequence TTGCGACTTTTCATTTTCGATGTCGGCGGTGTAATTGCCGAGAATACAAACGTAGTTCCATCTATCTGTGGTTTTCTGGACATCTCGAAAGATGAGTTTCTGGACTATGCTGAAATGGAAAATCTAATTGCTTTGCAAACCGGTCGACTTACTCCCGAAGAGTTTGTTTATATGTTCTCGAGGAAACTTGGAAGACCCGTGCCGGAAAATATCTGGGAAATGTTCTTCAAACCTGAACCAATCAAAGAGACAATCGAGATAATAAAAGAATTACGACGGAAACATAGGGTGGTCGCAGGAACTAACACGATCGAACCTCATTTTAAGGTACACAAGTCTCGCGGTGATTACGATCTTTTTGATAAAGTCTATGCCTCACATATTATTGGGTTTGCAAAACCAGATCTCAAATTCTACAGTCATATTTTAGAAAAAGAATCCTGCAGACCCGAAGAAGCTTTTTTCACGGACGATACAGCGAGAAATGTCGAAGCGGCACTTAGAAGCGGAATGAATGCGTTTCAATTTACCGATTCATCAGTTTTGAGAGAAAAACTCAGAGAGTACCTTTGA
- a CDS encoding Crp/Fnr family transcriptional regulator, with amino-acid sequence MNPLIYNLGRCSLFEGIKAGQLETIFKNVHHRITSFLDGELIEEQNNRCDEMLVLLQGHTKAQMQDFSGKVVTIETMEAPSILASGFLFASKNVIPVDIVSTDKSAVLYIERDGILWLCREYEVFLRNLLRDMGDRLSTLAEKVWMLSLNTLNQRLAHFLLKQSDDLGSEFELKTTKEELADALGVARPSLSRVFSEFAGEKIISQEGKLIKILDRKALLKKTGRN; translated from the coding sequence TTGAATCCACTAATATACAACCTCGGTAGATGCAGCCTCTTCGAAGGAATCAAGGCGGGACAGCTCGAGACGATATTTAAGAATGTGCATCATAGAATTACCTCATTCCTTGATGGGGAATTGATTGAAGAGCAGAATAACCGCTGCGACGAAATGTTGGTTTTGCTTCAAGGACATACAAAAGCTCAGATGCAGGATTTCTCAGGGAAAGTCGTTACGATAGAGACAATGGAGGCCCCGTCGATTCTCGCTTCGGGTTTTCTCTTTGCCTCGAAGAACGTGATACCGGTCGATATTGTCTCCACAGACAAAAGTGCAGTGCTCTACATTGAAAGAGACGGAATACTGTGGCTTTGCAGGGAGTATGAAGTCTTCCTTAGAAACTTGCTTAGAGATATGGGGGATAGGCTCAGTACACTGGCGGAAAAGGTGTGGATGCTCTCTCTCAACACCCTGAATCAAAGACTGGCCCACTTTCTCCTGAAGCAGAGTGACGACCTAGGAAGCGAATTTGAATTGAAGACGACAAAAGAAGAGTTGGCAGACGCCCTTGGCGTAGCAAGGCCTTCTCTTTCAAGGGTATTTTCCGAGTTTGCCGGAGAAAAGATTATTAGTCAGGAGGGCAAGCTGATAAAGATTCTCGACAGAAAAGCTCTCCTAAAGAAAACAGGAAGAAACTGA
- the ychF gene encoding redox-regulated ATPase YchF, whose amino-acid sequence MEIGIFGLPLSGKSTLFTLLTGVEPHSSHKNEAHTAVARVHDRRVDELSKIFNPKKTVYATVSFTDIPGYDLSANQKEKNRILQFIQNSEAVLAVVRAFKDPSVPWPTEAYTPVKQLETIETELFVRDMEVVENRLVRLEEAKKKRKLSSEEEREAELLHIIEKGFEENSFASQLEISEEDMRLLGSLSLFTAKPIIVAINIDEEQLSTGNYPEREALIQRIEQNGFTHIELSGKIEAELVELSEEDRELFMEELGISQSGIERLSGVVYQHMGLISFLTVGEDEVRAWTIKKNTPAKEAAGKIHTDLERSFIRAEVIPYEEFMTIGSMQEAKTKGLVKVVGKEEIVKDGDIFHVRANA is encoded by the coding sequence ATGGAGATAGGAATTTTTGGTCTGCCGTTGAGTGGAAAGAGTACGCTGTTCACCCTCCTAACTGGTGTTGAACCCCATTCAAGTCACAAGAACGAAGCACATACTGCTGTTGCAAGGGTGCACGACAGAAGAGTAGATGAGCTTTCAAAGATCTTCAATCCAAAGAAGACCGTATATGCAACGGTTTCATTTACTGATATTCCCGGATACGATCTTTCGGCCAATCAAAAGGAAAAGAATCGAATCCTTCAATTCATTCAGAACTCCGAGGCTGTTCTTGCCGTTGTCAGAGCGTTCAAAGATCCCTCGGTGCCGTGGCCGACGGAGGCGTATACACCCGTAAAACAACTTGAAACGATAGAGACGGAGCTTTTCGTACGCGATATGGAAGTAGTGGAGAACAGGCTTGTAAGGCTCGAAGAGGCGAAGAAGAAGCGAAAGCTATCTTCGGAAGAGGAGAGGGAGGCGGAGCTTCTTCATATTATCGAAAAGGGATTTGAGGAAAACAGTTTTGCTTCTCAGCTGGAGATTAGCGAAGAGGATATGAGACTTCTCGGCTCTCTATCTCTATTCACTGCGAAGCCGATAATTGTCGCGATTAATATCGATGAAGAACAACTATCCACAGGCAATTACCCCGAACGCGAAGCGCTAATTCAAAGAATCGAGCAGAATGGATTCACTCACATCGAGCTTTCTGGCAAGATCGAAGCCGAGCTTGTGGAGCTTTCAGAGGAAGACAGAGAGCTCTTTATGGAAGAACTCGGAATCTCCCAAAGTGGAATCGAAAGGCTTTCCGGGGTAGTATATCAGCACATGGGGCTGATCTCTTTCTTGACGGTAGGAGAAGACGAGGTCAGAGCCTGGACGATTAAGAAAAACACCCCTGCCAAAGAGGCAGCAGGGAAGATCCACACCGATCTTGAGAGGAGCTTCATCAGGGCCGAGGTCATTCCTTATGAAGAGTTCATGACAATAGGAAGCATGCAGGAGGCCAAGACGAAGGGCCTGGTGAAAGTAGTCGGCAAGGAGGAGATTGTGAAGGACGGTGACATCTTCCATGTCAGGGCCAACGCCTGA
- a CDS encoding TatD family deoxyribonuclease — protein MSGPTPDFAGLRLVDTHAHISFSQFDSDREKVIAQIEEDTISLLVEVGTNVEDSQRACETVRDLKNAFFSAGVHPHESTGLDAEGIRSLESLLSCDKAVAVGEIGLDFFRNLSPADRQLEAFKEQLLLAAKLDLPIIVHVRDAFPEAYKTILESGHFKGVIHAFSGDLEYARRFVDLGFFLGIGGPITYKRNEELRNVVREMPLEKLVCETDCPYLPPVPFRGKRNEPYYVGYVIEEIAAQKEISAENCSEKLFENAVGLFSLTL, from the coding sequence ATGTCAGGGCCAACGCCTGATTTCGCCGGCCTCAGGCTTGTTGATACGCACGCCCATATTTCCTTTTCTCAGTTTGACAGTGATAGAGAGAAAGTGATTGCCCAGATCGAAGAAGATACGATTTCCCTTCTGGTCGAGGTTGGAACAAACGTCGAGGATTCGCAGAGAGCATGCGAGACAGTTAGGGATTTGAAGAACGCTTTCTTCTCGGCAGGCGTCCATCCTCATGAAAGCACTGGATTAGATGCCGAGGGAATTCGCTCTCTGGAATCGCTTCTATCCTGTGATAAAGCCGTAGCGGTTGGCGAGATTGGCCTGGATTTTTTCAGAAATCTGTCACCCGCCGACAGACAATTAGAAGCATTCAAAGAGCAGCTTTTATTGGCTGCAAAGCTAGATTTACCGATTATCGTGCACGTTCGAGATGCTTTCCCTGAAGCCTATAAGACGATTTTGGAATCTGGTCACTTCAAGGGTGTGATCCACGCTTTTTCTGGCGATCTTGAATATGCGAGAAGGTTTGTTGATTTGGGCTTCTTTCTTGGAATTGGAGGTCCCATAACATACAAAAGAAACGAAGAGTTGCGAAATGTCGTGAGAGAGATGCCTCTTGAGAAACTGGTGTGCGAAACGGATTGTCCGTATTTGCCACCGGTTCCCTTTAGGGGAAAGCGGAACGAGCCTTACTACGTAGGGTACGTAATTGAAGAAATCGCCGCTCAGAAGGAAATCTCTGCAGAGAACTGCTCGGAGAAGCTTTTCGAGAACGCTGTCGGGCTCTTCTCTCTCACACTTTAG
- a CDS encoding carboxymuconolactone decarboxylase family protein produces the protein MARLDEFKSFREKMNKRILETGNMDTKRFFSLDGAVYKDGALDGRTKELMGLVASTVLRCDDCIAYHIIQCKTTGSSRDEIMEALNIALVVGGSIVIPHYRRAVELLDELEEE, from the coding sequence ATGGCAAGACTCGACGAATTCAAGAGTTTTCGAGAGAAGATGAATAAAAGAATTCTGGAAACTGGTAACATGGATACGAAGCGTTTTTTCTCGCTCGACGGAGCCGTCTACAAAGACGGCGCTCTTGACGGCAGAACAAAAGAGTTGATGGGGCTGGTCGCTTCGACCGTTCTCAGGTGCGATGACTGCATCGCCTACCACATTATCCAGTGCAAGACTACCGGCTCCAGCCGTGATGAGATCATGGAAGCTTTGAATATTGCTTTAGTAGTGGGGGGGTCGATCGTCATACCCCATTATAGGAGGGCCGTTGAACTTCTAGATGAACTGGAGGAAGAATGA
- the polA gene encoding DNA polymerase I, whose product MPGKLYLFDGTAIFYRGYYGIDVTLTNSKGEPTNALFGTARMLSKFTRERMKKGDYAIFAFDRKEATKRHEAYESYKATREAMPEALVAQLEDIPDLVEAFGIKFLSIAGLEADDIVATAATRYRDEVDEVLVVTGDKDLLQLVDEKIHILRFVTGLTDLELYDEERVKSRYELEPKRLHALLSLAGDSSDNIPGVPGIGIKTAQKLLKEFGDIDGIFENIRQLSPGLRKKLIDGKKSLELSMELAKLLDDEDLTIALDDIKYEGFKKRELREVFLKLEFSSMIDEYKLIDEADESLSDINGYKLVSSDKELERLLQKVQSNPLFAVDLETTSLDPHSAEIVGVSLSLEEETGYYIPVAHKSEGWQAKKEELLPRLKTILEDKASKIIGQNLKFDYSVFSVNGIHPVAPEFDTMIAAYLLSPDTKRFNLDELAMKFLGYKTIKFEDLMKRNQLGTDFSKVPLEEAARYSVEDADIALRLSAILRKKIYEQELEDIFRNVELSLIPVLADLELNGVYFDVPSLTGLSVKYGKLLDRILEELFDLTGEQFNPNSPSQVGKVLFESLGLTPSRKTKGGSYSTSADALEELSGEHPAVQKLLEYRKYQKLKSTYLDSLPSLVNKATGRIHTSYHQTGTGTGRLSSSNPNMQNLPIRDEEGKEIRKCVIPQKRGWRIVSADYSQIELRILAHLSQDEQLLDAFKNDKDVHSLTAANLYDIKESEVTDEQRRIGKMVNFSIIYGISSYGLASRLKIPSSAAEEMISNYFKAYPQVRAFIKDTISEAKDKGLVRTMFGRKREIPQFKTKNRNVIQEGERIAINTPIQGTAADIMKMAMIKIFELLQEHKMESFAILQVHDEMVYEAPENELEKLKEILQEGMSEVVELSVPLDIEISVGDYWC is encoded by the coding sequence ATGCCCGGAAAACTGTATCTTTTTGACGGAACAGCGATTTTCTACAGGGGCTATTACGGAATAGATGTCACTCTTACCAATTCAAAGGGAGAGCCGACGAACGCTCTCTTTGGAACTGCGCGGATGCTCTCGAAATTTACGAGAGAGAGAATGAAGAAAGGCGACTATGCGATCTTTGCCTTCGACAGAAAGGAAGCGACAAAACGCCACGAGGCGTACGAGTCTTACAAAGCAACTAGAGAGGCTATGCCCGAGGCTCTCGTCGCTCAACTCGAGGACATTCCCGATCTTGTCGAGGCCTTCGGGATAAAATTCCTTTCAATCGCGGGGCTTGAGGCCGACGATATCGTCGCAACGGCAGCCACCAGGTATCGCGATGAAGTAGATGAAGTGCTTGTAGTTACCGGCGACAAGGACCTTCTTCAACTTGTGGATGAAAAGATCCATATTTTGCGGTTTGTAACTGGTCTAACCGATCTCGAATTGTACGATGAAGAGCGGGTCAAGTCAAGGTATGAGCTGGAACCTAAGAGACTCCATGCTCTCCTTTCGTTGGCCGGCGACTCGTCAGATAACATCCCAGGGGTCCCGGGAATCGGCATCAAAACCGCACAGAAGCTGCTGAAGGAATTTGGAGACATCGACGGGATTTTCGAGAACATAAGGCAGCTCAGTCCGGGATTGAGAAAGAAGCTTATAGACGGGAAAAAATCTCTCGAGTTGTCCATGGAGCTCGCGAAACTTCTTGACGACGAAGACCTGACGATAGCTCTCGACGACATCAAATACGAAGGGTTCAAGAAGAGGGAATTGCGCGAGGTCTTCCTCAAGCTCGAGTTTTCCTCGATGATAGATGAATACAAGCTCATAGACGAAGCGGACGAATCACTTTCAGATATAAACGGCTACAAGCTCGTGAGCAGCGACAAGGAACTGGAGCGGCTCCTTCAGAAAGTGCAGAGCAACCCGTTGTTTGCAGTCGATCTCGAGACCACATCTCTGGATCCTCATTCAGCGGAGATTGTAGGTGTCTCTCTCTCTCTTGAAGAAGAAACGGGCTATTATATCCCTGTAGCTCACAAGTCTGAAGGGTGGCAGGCAAAGAAAGAAGAACTTCTTCCAAGACTCAAGACAATCCTTGAGGACAAGGCGTCGAAGATAATAGGGCAGAATCTCAAGTTCGATTACTCGGTCTTCTCCGTGAATGGGATTCATCCGGTAGCTCCGGAATTCGACACCATGATAGCGGCATATCTTCTTTCGCCTGACACGAAACGCTTCAACCTTGACGAACTGGCGATGAAGTTTCTCGGGTACAAGACGATTAAGTTCGAAGACCTTATGAAGAGGAATCAGCTGGGCACGGATTTTTCGAAGGTTCCGCTCGAAGAGGCGGCCCGGTATTCGGTGGAAGATGCGGATATTGCGCTCAGGCTTTCAGCTATTCTAAGAAAGAAGATATACGAGCAGGAACTGGAGGATATATTCAGAAACGTGGAACTGTCCCTAATACCCGTACTGGCCGATCTCGAGCTGAACGGCGTATATTTCGACGTGCCTTCGCTCACAGGTCTTTCAGTTAAATACGGCAAGCTTCTCGACCGGATCCTTGAAGAGTTATTCGATCTGACGGGGGAGCAGTTCAATCCCAATTCCCCTTCCCAGGTGGGAAAAGTGCTTTTCGAAAGCCTGGGATTAACCCCTTCAAGAAAGACGAAGGGCGGTTCTTATTCGACCAGTGCAGACGCTCTTGAAGAACTTTCCGGAGAGCACCCGGCAGTGCAGAAACTTCTTGAATACAGAAAGTACCAGAAGTTGAAGTCGACTTATCTAGATTCACTTCCATCTCTTGTAAACAAAGCGACGGGAAGAATCCACACAAGCTATCACCAGACGGGTACTGGAACTGGAAGGCTTTCCAGCAGCAATCCAAACATGCAGAATCTACCGATACGGGATGAAGAGGGAAAAGAGATACGAAAGTGCGTAATTCCACAGAAGAGAGGCTGGAGGATAGTAAGTGCCGATTACTCTCAGATCGAGCTTCGAATCCTTGCGCATCTGAGTCAGGACGAACAGTTGCTTGATGCATTCAAGAACGACAAGGACGTCCACAGCCTCACGGCCGCAAACCTTTACGACATAAAGGAAAGCGAAGTAACTGATGAACAGCGAAGGATAGGAAAGATGGTGAACTTTTCCATAATCTACGGAATATCCTCTTACGGTTTGGCAAGCAGATTGAAGATCCCATCGAGTGCTGCCGAAGAGATGATATCCAACTACTTCAAGGCCTATCCTCAGGTGAGGGCCTTCATTAAGGACACAATCTCTGAGGCGAAGGACAAGGGCCTTGTGAGAACTATGTTTGGAAGAAAGAGAGAGATTCCGCAGTTCAAAACGAAAAACAGGAACGTCATTCAAGAGGGCGAGAGAATAGCTATAAACACACCTATTCAGGGAACGGCGGCCGATATCATGAAAATGGCCATGATAAAGATTTTTGAATTGCTGCAAGAGCATAAAATGGAGAGTTTTGCGATTCTTCAGGTCCATGACGAAATGGTTTATGAGGCTCCCGAAAACGAACTAGAAAAACTCAAGGAGATCTTGCAGGAGGGAATGTCAGAAGTAGTTGAGCTGAGCGTTCCTCTGGACATTGAAATCTCCGTCGGCGATTACTGGTGCTAG
- a CDS encoding AtpZ/AtpI family protein — protein sequence MKENRNRINWTALASLYQFAVIVVANIAVAGGLGYLLYRFVGMERLWISFFLLFGAFSGIYNGIRYLLKEAERYDRNKDNDDEDIDNTGSSSNG from the coding sequence TTGAAGGAGAATAGAAACAGAATCAACTGGACGGCGCTTGCATCGCTTTATCAGTTTGCAGTAATTGTGGTCGCCAATATTGCAGTCGCAGGCGGCCTTGGTTACCTGCTCTACAGATTTGTCGGTATGGAGAGGTTGTGGATTTCATTTTTCCTACTTTTCGGAGCCTTCTCCGGCATATATAATGGAATAAGATATCTCTTGAAAGAGGCAGAGCGATATGACAGAAACAAGGACAATGATGATGAAGACATCGATAATACTGGCAGTTCTAGCAATGGTTGA
- a CDS encoding F0F1 ATP synthase subunit A, with product MKLNLTRSDKVFLGVIFGGYLAVIIYIVATGYKFQLEGVGQRWIYQLPFGDGPLSRVNPMTIIMTWVVMAIIIFMATRVKVFKIIPGKKQSLLEVLLDYILDLVKGSVTRKEFVRPIFDIAASLFLFVIVSNFIASFPGINTIPLEGGGVKLTILSDSWYAPTSDLNMNLMLAFFVFAMSHVYAIKVKGWKKWGKSFFEPIWWMFPINVIGEIAKPVSHALRLFGNIMGGAILIVILGYLVKYFVLPAALWGIFGLFFGAIQALIFTILAIAYISSLIE from the coding sequence GTGAAACTTAATCTAACCAGATCCGACAAGGTATTTCTTGGAGTTATCTTTGGCGGATATCTTGCCGTAATAATTTACATAGTTGCCACGGGCTACAAATTCCAGCTTGAAGGTGTGGGCCAGAGGTGGATCTATCAGTTGCCTTTCGGAGACGGGCCGCTCAGCAGAGTCAATCCGATGACGATAATAATGACCTGGGTCGTTATGGCGATAATCATTTTCATGGCGACGAGAGTGAAAGTCTTCAAGATAATTCCAGGCAAGAAACAGAGTCTCCTGGAGGTCTTGCTGGATTACATACTGGATCTTGTTAAGGGCTCAGTTACGAGAAAGGAGTTTGTGAGGCCCATATTCGACATAGCCGCATCGCTCTTCTTGTTTGTTATCGTATCGAACTTTATTGCGAGCTTCCCGGGCATCAACACGATTCCTCTTGAAGGCGGAGGCGTCAAGCTCACAATCCTTTCGGACTCATGGTATGCGCCCACTTCAGATCTAAATATGAACCTCATGCTTGCATTCTTTGTTTTCGCCATGAGCCACGTTTACGCAATTAAGGTGAAGGGCTGGAAGAAGTGGGGGAAGAGTTTCTTTGAACCGATTTGGTGGATGTTTCCCATAAACGTGATCGGTGAGATAGCCAAGCCCGTATCCCATGCATTAAGGCTTTTTGGAAACATCATGGGAGGGGCGATCTTGATAGTCATCCTCGGTTATCTCGTCAAGTACTTTGTCCTTCCGGCGGCGTTGTGGGGTATCTTCGGACTGTTCTTTGGAGCTATCCAGGCACTGATATTTACGATACTTGCAATAGCATATATTAGCTCATTAATAGAGTAA
- a CDS encoding F0F1 ATP synthase subunit C, with protein sequence MDIGEGLMLMGKFIGAGLAMGIGAIGAGIGEGRIGASAMEAMARQPEMIGTLTTRMILADAIAETTGIYSLVIAFMILLVV encoded by the coding sequence GTGGATATTGGAGAAGGCTTGATGTTGATGGGAAAGTTTATCGGAGCCGGACTTGCAATGGGAATAGGTGCAATCGGAGCCGGTATAGGTGAAGGTAGAATAGGTGCAAGTGCGATGGAAGCAATGGCAAGGCAGCCGGAAATGATAGGAACCCTGACAACCAGAATGATCCTGGCAGACGCGATTGCGGAGACCACCGGCATTTATTCTCTTGTTATTGCATTCATGATTCTGCTTGTCGTCTGA
- the atpF gene encoding ATP synthase F0 subunit B, giving the protein MIELNLTAILSILNFLLLFFVLKKLLFDKFFEVMKQRKEKIRSEIAEAEKMRTEANELKREYQAKIEEAHSASEEIVTRAERQAEEIVRNAREDAQQEIQRMYKSAELQIQREREEAAGEVKGAIVTAAVAMVGRFLQKEMDDTAKKQYAKRILESMGDKE; this is encoded by the coding sequence TTGATTGAACTCAATCTGACAGCCATATTGTCGATATTAAATTTTCTGCTTCTATTCTTCGTGCTGAAGAAGCTGCTTTTCGACAAGTTCTTTGAGGTCATGAAACAGCGCAAAGAGAAGATACGCAGCGAAATCGCAGAAGCCGAAAAGATGCGGACCGAAGCAAATGAACTGAAGAGAGAATATCAAGCGAAGATCGAGGAAGCCCATTCTGCTTCCGAAGAGATAGTTACCCGGGCTGAAAGACAGGCCGAGGAAATCGTAAGAAACGCGAGAGAAGATGCCCAACAGGAGATACAGAGGATGTACAAGTCTGCGGAGCTTCAGATACAACGTGAACGTGAAGAGGCTGCAGGCGAAGTCAAGGGCGCGATTGTGACCGCAGCCGTTGCAATGGTGGGAAGATTTCTACAGAAGGAGATGGACGATACTGCCAAGAAGCAATATGCGAAGAGGATTCTTGAGAGCATGGGTGACAAGGAGTGA
- the atpH gene encoding ATP synthase F1 subunit delta, which produces MKRILSLAAKYANALFFSLPPSNREQARSQLQELSEIASDVELSEFLFDPTLSAERKETILLSFIQKPLDQIERLVSLLVSMKRLELLADIENSFGARLLFESNRIDVEIDSPVELGSEERENVLKKVRKITGMEGVLKVNLNPNLIAGYVIRFRDEVIDTSLSGRLKRVSQELGSGPREVNE; this is translated from the coding sequence GTGAAGAGAATCCTTTCTCTGGCCGCCAAGTATGCGAACGCGCTCTTTTTTAGCCTTCCCCCGTCGAATAGAGAGCAAGCGCGATCTCAGCTGCAAGAGCTTTCTGAGATTGCTTCTGATGTTGAACTTTCAGAGTTTCTTTTCGATCCTACGCTCTCGGCCGAGAGAAAGGAAACCATTCTCCTGAGCTTCATTCAAAAGCCTCTGGATCAGATAGAGAGACTTGTCTCTCTTCTTGTATCGATGAAGCGACTTGAGCTCCTGGCAGACATCGAAAACTCGTTTGGCGCGAGACTTCTTTTTGAAAGCAATAGGATAGATGTCGAGATCGATTCTCCTGTGGAACTGGGTTCCGAAGAGAGAGAGAACGTTCTGAAGAAAGTCAGGAAAATAACGGGAATGGAAGGGGTTTTGAAGGTCAACCTTAACCCAAATCTAATAGCAGGTTATGTGATCAGGTTCAGAGATGAAGTAATTGATACGAGTCTCAGCGGTCGTTTGAAGAGAGTGAGCCAGGAATTGGGCTCGGGCCCTCGGGAGGTGAATGAGTGA